Proteins co-encoded in one Erinaceus europaeus chromosome 2, mEriEur2.1, whole genome shotgun sequence genomic window:
- the CMTM3 gene encoding CKLF-like MARVEL transmembrane domain-containing protein 3 isoform X2 — protein sequence MQLNDKWQGLCWPMMDFLRCVTAALIYFAISITAVAKYKDGASKAAGVFGFFATIVFAIDFYLIFNDVAKFLKQGDATEETTADKAEEEDSDSDSD from the exons ATGCAACTGAACGACAAGTGGCAGGGCTTGTGCTGGCCCATGATG GACTTCCTGCGCTGTGTCACAGCAGCCCTTATCTACTTTGCCATCTCGATCACAGCTGTTGCCAAATACAAAGACGGGGCTTCCAAAGCAGCTGGG GTATTCGGGTTCTTTGCCACCATCGTGTTTGCAATAGACTTTTACCTGATCTTTAACGACGTGGCCAAATTCCTCAAACAGGGGGATGCTACAGAGGAGACCACAGCTGACAAGGCAGAAG